A genomic region of Haliaeetus albicilla chromosome 8, bHalAlb1.1, whole genome shotgun sequence contains the following coding sequences:
- the TNFSF4 gene encoding tumor necrosis factor ligand superfamily member 4: MERQPDVESRNQDQMDRNREHAEDEWKSWQRRQVRNTLHLVSAAAQWILLLACLIYIGIGSLQPSTPRSDEVPWTHIRYTGESIKGAAVNLTAEVGSIQVRNGSIIITCDGLYLLSLKGIIFLPDSEKDLLKLTLWKTDKISSTALWEQPVWVSGNAVNLTIVLYLFSEDNITLGTSSNATIGDLSFSLVLLSPFICS, encoded by the exons ATGGAAAGACAACCAGATGTAGAGTCAAGAAATCAGGACCAGATGGATCGCAATAGGGAACATGCAGAGGATGAGTGGAAGAGCTGGCAAAGACGACAGGTTAGGAACACGCTGCACCTCGTGTCCGCGGCTGCTCAGTGGATATTACTGCTTGCCTGCTTGATTTACATTGGTATAGGTTCTCTGCAACCCTCAACG CCTCGGAGCGACGAAGTGCCGTGGACCCACATCCGCTACACAG GTGAAAGCATCAAAGGAGCAGCTGTGAATCTCACTGCTGAAGTAGGCTCTATTCAGGTCAGAAATGGTTCCATCATAATCACCTGTGATGGCCTCTACCTATTGTCCTTGAAGGGCATTATCTTTTTGCCTGACTCAGAAAAGGACTTGCTGAAGCTGACACTGTGGAAGACGGACAAGATAAGCAGCACGGCTCTCTGGGAGCAACCTGTCTGGGTCAGCGGCAATGCAGTAAATCTCACCATAGTGCTCTACTTGTTTTCTGAAGATAACATCACCCTGGGGACCAGCTCCAATGCCACCATCGGGGATCTGTCGTTTAGCCTTGTGTTACTAAGTCCCTTCATTTGCTCGTAG